One Roseburia rectibacter DNA window includes the following coding sequences:
- a CDS encoding AIR synthase family protein: MKIGKVPENVLKRSVFKQIHTKRPEVVLGAGVGEDCAAVKLAEDETLVMSTDPITGTAQDIGTLAIQITANDLASAGAEPVGVLLTVLLPPEVEEPELREMMQQVEAACAKAGVQVMGGHTEITAVVNQPVISVCGVGKVKDGCVISTGGAKPGMDILVTKWIGIEGTSIIAKEKEKELLTRFSAPFVENAKKLDVYLSVLSEAAVAVRSGVSAMHDVTEGGIFGALWEMAEASGVGLEIDLKKIPVRQETIEICEFFGINPYELISSGSMLMAAADGNLLVNELKKAGIPATIIGKATAGNDRVLLNEDERRFLEPPKTDELYKVVS, translated from the coding sequence ATGAAGATTGGAAAAGTACCGGAGAATGTGCTCAAACGCTCCGTATTTAAACAGATACATACCAAAAGACCGGAGGTTGTCTTAGGCGCCGGTGTGGGAGAGGACTGTGCGGCGGTCAAGCTGGCAGAGGATGAGACACTTGTGATGTCAACAGATCCGATCACAGGAACGGCACAGGATATCGGTACGCTTGCGATCCAGATCACAGCAAATGATCTTGCCAGTGCGGGAGCAGAGCCTGTCGGTGTGCTGCTTACGGTCTTACTTCCACCAGAGGTTGAGGAACCGGAGTTAAGAGAGATGATGCAGCAGGTAGAGGCAGCATGTGCGAAAGCAGGTGTGCAGGTCATGGGCGGTCATACGGAGATCACTGCAGTTGTAAATCAGCCGGTCATTTCCGTATGTGGTGTTGGAAAAGTAAAAGACGGATGTGTGATCTCTACCGGCGGGGCAAAACCGGGAATGGATATCCTTGTGACAAAATGGATCGGGATCGAGGGAACATCCATCATTGCAAAGGAAAAAGAAAAAGAACTGTTAACGAGATTTTCTGCACCATTTGTTGAAAATGCAAAAAAACTGGATGTATATTTATCCGTACTTTCAGAGGCTGCAGTCGCCGTTCGGTCTGGCGTTAGTGCTATGCATGACGTCACAGAGGGCGGTATCTTTGGTGCACTCTGGGAAATGGCAGAAGCATCTGGCGTCGGACTTGAAATCGATTTAAAAAAGATTCCCGTTCGTCAGGAAACAATCGAGATCTGTGAATTTTTCGGAATCAACCCATATGAACTGATCTCAAGCGGTTCTATGCTGATGGCAGCAGCCGATGGCAATCTGCTGGTAAATGAACTGAAAAAAGCAGGAATACCGGCAACAATTATCGGAAAAGCAACAGCCGGAAATGACAGAGTTCTATTAAATGAGGATGAGAGACGGTTTTTAGAACCGCCTAAGACGGACGAATTATATAAGGTAGTATCATAA
- a CDS encoding pyridoxal phosphate-dependent aminotransferase, giving the protein MRDPLNKTITTIQPSGIRKFFDVVHEMKDAISLGVGEPDFDTPWHIRDEGIYSLEKGKTHYTSNAGLKELKTEIDRYLNRHYGISYDVDHEIMVTIGGSEAIDAAMRAMLDPGDEVLIPQPSYVSYVPCAILAGAVPVIIELKAENEFRLTPEELEAAITPKTKLLVLPFPNNPTGAVMERSDLEKIAEVIKKHDIFVLSDEIYSELTYLEKHVTIASLPGMWERTIVINGFSKSHAMTGWRLGYACGPRVIIGQMLKIHQFAIMCAPSTSQYAGVEALKNGDEDVAQMREEYNGRRRYLLHRFKEMGLSCFEPFGAFYVFPCISEFGMTSEQFATELLNTEKLAVVPGTAFGDCGEGFIRISYAYSLENLKEAMNRMEAFITGLRKQGEKQA; this is encoded by the coding sequence ATGAGAGATCCATTAAATAAAACAATTACAACGATCCAACCGTCCGGGATCCGTAAGTTCTTCGATGTGGTACATGAGATGAAGGACGCAATCTCCCTTGGTGTCGGCGAGCCGGATTTTGATACGCCGTGGCATATCCGCGACGAGGGTATTTATTCCCTGGAAAAAGGAAAAACACATTATACCTCAAATGCAGGTTTAAAAGAGTTAAAGACAGAGATCGACCGTTATCTGAACCGTCATTACGGGATATCTTATGACGTGGATCATGAGATCATGGTTACGATCGGAGGCAGTGAGGCGATCGATGCGGCTATGCGTGCCATGTTAGATCCGGGAGATGAGGTTTTGATCCCGCAGCCAAGCTATGTATCTTATGTGCCTTGTGCCATTTTAGCAGGTGCAGTGCCGGTCATCATTGAGTTAAAGGCAGAAAATGAGTTCCGTCTGACACCGGAGGAATTAGAGGCTGCGATCACGCCGAAGACAAAACTTTTAGTGCTTCCGTTCCCAAACAATCCGACCGGTGCGGTCATGGAAAGATCCGATCTTGAGAAAATTGCGGAAGTGATTAAAAAACACGATATTTTTGTGCTGAGTGATGAGATATATTCCGAGCTTACTTATCTTGAAAAACATGTAACGATCGCATCTTTACCTGGCATGTGGGAGCGGACGATCGTGATCAATGGATTTTCAAAATCACATGCCATGACAGGCTGGCGTCTCGGATATGCATGCGGACCGCGTGTGATCATCGGGCAGATGTTAAAGATCCATCAGTTTGCGATCATGTGTGCACCGTCTACGAGCCAGTATGCAGGTGTTGAGGCTCTCAAAAACGGAGATGAAGATGTGGCACAGATGAGAGAGGAGTATAATGGCAGACGCCGTTATCTGCTTCATCGTTTTAAAGAAATGGGACTTTCCTGTTTCGAGCCATTTGGAGCATTTTATGTGTTCCCGTGCATCAGCGAATTCGGTATGACATCCGAGCAGTTTGCCACGGAGCTTTTAAATACAGAGAAGCTTGCAGTCGTTCCGGGAACGGCATTCGGAGACTGCGGGGAAGGATTTATCCGTATTTCCTATGCGTATTCGCTGGAGAATTTAAAAGAGGCGATGAACCGCATGGAGGCATTTATTACAGGGCTGAGAAAACAGGGTGAAAAACAGGCATGA
- a CDS encoding Lrp/AsnC family transcriptional regulator yields MREKILTFIEKNSRIDLKELAIILGVDEAAVVNELQKMEEEHIICGYHTLIDWDKAGIEKVTALIEVRVTPQRGMGFDKVAERIYNYPEVNSVYLISGGFDFMVTIEGKTLREVSQFVSNKLSPLDSVLSTKTNFILKKYKDHGTVMAEPAKDERIEM; encoded by the coding sequence ATGCGTGAAAAGATTTTAACTTTTATAGAGAAGAACAGCAGAATTGATTTAAAGGAACTGGCTATCATTTTAGGTGTAGATGAGGCAGCCGTGGTAAATGAGCTTCAGAAAATGGAAGAGGAGCATATTATCTGCGGATACCATACCCTGATCGACTGGGATAAGGCGGGAATTGAAAAGGTGACAGCTTTAATCGAGGTGCGTGTCACACCACAGCGCGGAATGGGATTTGACAAGGTGGCAGAGCGCATTTACAACTATCCGGAAGTAAATTCCGTTTATCTGATCTCCGGCGGATTTGATTTTATGGTAACGATTGAGGGAAAGACACTGCGTGAGGTTTCCCAGTTTGTTTCCAATAAACTTTCACCGCTTGATTCTGTTTTAAGTACAAAGACGAATTTTATTCTGAAAAAATACAAAGATCACGGAACCGTTATGGCAGAACCGGCAAAAGATGAAAGGATAGAGATGTAA